A window of Akkermansiaceae bacterium contains these coding sequences:
- a CDS encoding c-type cytochrome, translated as MPSPRIHPALILCALTSLTCAAKPAEPVQLTTLDGFRTQLIYNVDPETEGSWVSMCFGDDGKLFVCDQYGKLYRLTLKDGKIADKAALAAPGNAQGLCWAFGSLYVTSHARYHQSKPGIYRLTDTNKDGNFDQTELILPLKVGGEHGPHGLVKTADGKGLYLVIGNHSPPPTTASSITNKNWAEDTLHPHQPDARGHAANIRAPGGTLLRLSPDGKQQEIIATGMRNTYDIAVSPTGDIFGYDSDMEWDIGTPWYRPTRILHLIRGGDYGWRTGTAKWPDYYADSLGPVINIGPGSPTGVLFGTGARFPLKYRKAYYALDWTFGIIYAIHLIPDGHSYRAERETFVSGKPLPLTDAAIGPDGSMYFLTGGRRIQSGLYRIDYVGQENTQGTISTTPSKEQKQLRDVQQSRDPEFLWPALCHPDRTLRYAARVSLETLPVTDWTPLFKTSTDPQTIITASIALARCKGDRQLAVSKLLALDFAKLTKTQQLEYMRAVALVFIRLGEPDAATKSSFAQKMENAYPSADPSLNRELCRLLIYLDSASAVAKTIYLIQTSVAVKEDIPADVIKGNDRYGNHFVNMQNNQPDTQALHYALMLKNARVGWTPAHVTAYFTWLNKAESKTGGMSYKGFVNNIRMEALSKLPAEFKAIAEKAPKYTPPATPMPTAKGPGRVWTIEQALAAVADLSKADAANGRRMFQATLCAHCHTHTGEGGSSGPELSNLGGRFSKRDILAAILDPSEVVSEQYHFTILHLKDKSQVLGRIIKEDATHVYVASSAFDFTQQIPVVKSNIVNRSISPVSPMPPSLINALNPGELRDLMLFLTGK; from the coding sequence ATGCCCTCACCAAGAATCCACCCAGCTCTGATCCTTTGCGCCCTTACTTCCCTCACTTGTGCCGCCAAGCCGGCAGAACCTGTCCAACTCACCACACTCGACGGATTCCGAACCCAGCTTATCTACAATGTCGATCCCGAAACCGAGGGTTCGTGGGTCTCCATGTGTTTCGGCGATGACGGCAAGCTCTTCGTCTGCGACCAGTATGGAAAGCTTTACCGGCTCACGCTCAAGGATGGAAAAATAGCGGACAAGGCAGCTCTCGCCGCGCCCGGTAATGCACAAGGTCTGTGCTGGGCCTTTGGCAGTCTCTACGTCACATCCCACGCCCGTTACCATCAAAGCAAACCCGGCATCTATCGCCTCACCGATACCAACAAGGATGGCAACTTTGATCAAACCGAACTGATTCTCCCACTCAAAGTCGGTGGCGAACACGGACCACACGGACTGGTTAAGACGGCCGATGGCAAAGGGCTTTATCTCGTTATCGGCAACCATTCACCGCCGCCCACCACGGCAAGCTCCATTACTAACAAAAACTGGGCCGAGGACACCCTCCACCCTCACCAACCTGACGCCCGCGGCCACGCAGCCAATATCAGGGCACCAGGGGGCACCCTGCTCCGTCTCTCACCCGACGGCAAACAACAGGAAATCATCGCCACCGGCATGCGTAATACCTACGATATCGCCGTGAGCCCGACCGGAGACATCTTCGGCTACGACTCCGACATGGAATGGGATATTGGAACCCCCTGGTATCGCCCCACCCGTATCCTCCATCTGATCAGGGGGGGCGATTACGGCTGGCGCACCGGCACCGCCAAGTGGCCGGATTATTACGCCGATAGCCTCGGCCCGGTCATCAACATCGGTCCCGGAAGCCCCACCGGCGTGCTCTTTGGCACCGGCGCCAGGTTTCCCCTGAAATACCGGAAGGCCTACTACGCGCTCGATTGGACATTCGGCATCATCTACGCCATCCACCTCATCCCGGATGGCCACAGCTACCGCGCTGAACGCGAGACTTTTGTCTCGGGAAAACCACTGCCACTGACCGACGCCGCCATCGGTCCCGATGGGTCAATGTATTTCCTAACAGGAGGACGGCGTATCCAGTCGGGGCTGTATCGTATCGATTATGTGGGCCAAGAAAACACCCAGGGAACCATCAGCACCACCCCATCCAAGGAGCAGAAACAACTGCGTGATGTCCAGCAGTCGCGGGATCCGGAGTTCCTCTGGCCGGCGCTCTGCCATCCCGACCGTACCCTGCGCTACGCCGCCCGGGTGTCGCTTGAAACCCTTCCCGTCACCGACTGGACACCCCTGTTCAAAACCAGCACCGATCCCCAGACGATCATCACCGCCAGCATCGCCCTTGCCCGCTGCAAGGGTGATCGCCAACTCGCCGTTTCCAAACTGCTGGCACTCGATTTTGCCAAACTAACAAAAACCCAACAACTCGAATACATGCGTGCCGTCGCGCTCGTGTTTATCCGGCTCGGCGAACCGGACGCCGCCACCAAGTCCAGCTTCGCGCAAAAAATGGAAAATGCCTACCCGTCTGCCGACCCCTCGCTGAATCGGGAGCTTTGCCGACTGCTCATCTACCTCGACTCAGCGAGCGCCGTGGCAAAAACCATCTACCTCATCCAAACCTCGGTCGCGGTCAAAGAGGACATCCCGGCTGACGTCATCAAGGGCAACGACAGATACGGCAACCATTTTGTCAACATGCAGAACAACCAACCGGACACCCAGGCGCTTCATTATGCCCTGATGTTGAAAAATGCCCGCGTCGGATGGACCCCGGCACACGTTACCGCCTACTTCACCTGGCTCAACAAAGCCGAATCCAAAACCGGCGGCATGAGCTACAAGGGCTTTGTCAACAACATCCGCATGGAAGCCCTCAGCAAACTTCCTGCCGAGTTCAAGGCCATCGCGGAAAAAGCGCCCAAGTACACACCACCAGCCACCCCCATGCCGACCGCCAAGGGCCCGGGCCGCGTGTGGACCATCGAGCAGGCTCTCGCTGCAGTCGCCGACCTCAGCAAGGCGGACGCGGCAAACGGCAGACGGATGTTCCAGGCCACCCTCTGCGCCCACTGCCACACCCACACGGGGGAAGGTGGAAGCTCTGGCCCCGAACTCAGTAATCTCGGCGGACGCTTTTCCAAAAGGGATATCCTCGCCGCCATCCTCGACCCCTCGGAAGTCGTCTCCGAGCAATATCATTTCACCATCCTCCACCTCAAGGACAAGAGCCAGGTCCTCGGCAGGATCATCAAGGAGGACGCCACCCACGTGTATGTCGCCAGCAGCGCCTTCGATTTCACCCAGCAAATACCTGTCGTAAAATCAAACATCGTCAACCGCAGCATCTCACCCGTCTCACCCATGCCCCCATCGCTGATCAACGCACTCAACCCCGGTGAACTCCGCGATCTGATGCTTTTCCTCACTGGAAAATAG
- a CDS encoding sulfatase-like hydrolase/transferase, which translates to MKLSLPPLTLLASILLALTSSAQPPNIVFILSDDQSWTDYGFMGHPDIKTPHLDKLAARSLVMPNGYVAAPLCRPSLASMASGLYPFQHGITGNDVDGKNNRAQLDIPLRAKFHQHPSFIKLLTSNGYLAHQSGKWWEGSWQDGGFTHGMTHGDPKRGGRHGDAGLKIGRTGLKPVTDFIDHATKENKPFLLWYAPLLPHTPHNPPERILGKYTQAGRADDLAKYYAMCEWFDETCGELLDYLDQKKLTNNTMVIYICDNGWAPASTNKDDPNQKTWPRFALRSKASPYENGTRTPVMISWPGHVSASRVPDLAHAIDLFPTIAAAAGLKAPDGLPGINLLDARSRQTRKRVFGVCHSSHNISTANPDETLQYLWCVEGDWKLLVRYPGNDSTQYKKLHIWDKEPVRLYNLKDDPHEQSELSSSHPEIVDRLKKAIEAWHPVPQAPSP; encoded by the coding sequence ATGAAATTATCCCTACCCCCCCTAACTCTTCTTGCATCCATCCTCCTCGCTCTAACATCTTCAGCACAGCCTCCCAACATCGTATTCATCCTCAGCGACGACCAGTCATGGACCGATTATGGGTTTATGGGTCATCCGGATATCAAAACCCCGCACCTGGACAAGCTGGCTGCCCGCAGTCTGGTCATGCCTAACGGCTACGTCGCGGCGCCACTGTGCCGACCCTCACTTGCCTCGATGGCATCCGGACTCTATCCGTTTCAACACGGGATTACCGGCAACGATGTCGATGGCAAAAACAACCGCGCCCAGCTGGACATCCCTCTGCGAGCAAAGTTCCACCAACACCCCAGTTTCATCAAACTCCTGACATCCAACGGATACCTGGCGCATCAGTCGGGAAAATGGTGGGAAGGCTCGTGGCAGGACGGTGGCTTCACCCACGGGATGACCCATGGCGATCCAAAACGCGGCGGTCGACACGGCGACGCGGGCCTCAAAATCGGTCGGACCGGCCTCAAACCCGTCACCGACTTCATCGATCATGCCACCAAAGAGAACAAGCCATTCCTGCTCTGGTACGCCCCCCTTTTACCACACACACCCCATAATCCACCGGAACGGATCCTCGGGAAATACACCCAGGCCGGTCGCGCCGATGACCTTGCCAAATACTATGCCATGTGTGAATGGTTCGATGAAACCTGCGGCGAACTGCTCGATTACCTCGATCAAAAAAAACTCACCAACAACACCATGGTCATCTATATCTGCGACAACGGCTGGGCTCCCGCCAGCACAAACAAAGATGACCCGAATCAAAAAACCTGGCCTCGCTTCGCCCTGCGGTCCAAGGCTTCACCCTACGAAAACGGCACCCGCACACCGGTGATGATCTCATGGCCCGGCCACGTCTCCGCCTCGCGGGTTCCCGACCTGGCCCATGCCATCGACCTCTTCCCCACCATTGCTGCGGCGGCAGGTCTGAAGGCTCCAGACGGGCTTCCGGGGATCAATTTACTCGATGCCAGGTCGCGACAAACCCGCAAGCGTGTTTTTGGCGTTTGTCACTCCAGTCATAACATATCCACAGCCAACCCCGACGAGACCTTGCAATACCTTTGGTGTGTCGAGGGCGACTGGAAACTCCTGGTACGCTACCCCGGCAATGACAGCACGCAGTACAAAAAACTCCACATCTGGGACAAGGAGCCGGTCAGGTTATACAACCTCAAAGACGATCCTCACGAACAGTCCGAGCTGTCGTCCTCACATCCGGAAATCGTCGATCGCCTGAAAAAAGCCATCGAAGCATGGCATCCGGTGCCTCAGGCCCCATCCCCCTGA